The following proteins come from a genomic window of Frondihabitans peucedani:
- a CDS encoding oligoribonuclease, which yields MTDEKPTIAEGAEYVVFFEGGPSDGRTDTRVSTDGSYDDEITDYVLIEGTETGIVYKATRAHMMGEQLQVHYSLDSSDSDPVPDPEDRNDEVN from the coding sequence ATGACTGACGAGAAACCCACCATCGCCGAAGGCGCCGAGTACGTCGTGTTCTTCGAGGGCGGCCCGAGCGACGGCCGCACCGACACGCGCGTGTCGACCGACGGGTCGTACGACGACGAGATCACCGACTACGTCCTGATCGAGGGCACCGAGACGGGTATCGTCTACAAGGCGACGCGGGCGCACATGATGGGCGAGCAGCTGCAGGTGCACTACTCGCTCGACTCGAGCGACAGCGACCCCGTGCCCGACCCCGAAGACCGCAACGACGAGGTCAACTGA
- a CDS encoding MarR family winged helix-turn-helix transcriptional regulator — MSSQPTDILESLISSTTRLVRYAAQASGRNMSSATARTLSILSAEGPLRTGDLARASRISQPGMTKLLRTMQGDELVSRIAEVDDARAWLIQITPRGRAALVEWRSVLATEMSPLFGDLDETDWQTLEAAATLLEERSRREVVFA; from the coding sequence ATGAGTTCCCAACCGACCGACATCCTCGAATCCCTCATCTCGTCGACCACGCGACTGGTGCGCTACGCAGCTCAGGCGTCGGGTCGCAACATGTCCTCCGCCACCGCGCGCACGCTCTCGATCCTGAGCGCCGAAGGCCCCCTCCGCACCGGCGACCTCGCCCGTGCCAGCCGGATCAGCCAGCCCGGCATGACCAAGCTGCTCCGCACCATGCAGGGCGACGAGCTCGTCTCGCGCATCGCCGAGGTCGACGACGCTCGCGCCTGGCTGATCCAGATCACCCCCAGGGGCCGCGCCGCGCTCGTCGAGTGGCGGAGCGTCCTCGCCACCGAGATGAGCCCGCTCTTCGGCGACCTCGACGAGACCGACTGGCAGACGCTCGAGGCGGCCGCGACGCTCCTCGAGGAGCGCAGCCGCCGGGAGGTGGTGTTCGCGTGA
- a CDS encoding MFS transporter yields the protein MLKQPTAVWAIAFACVVAFMGIGLVDPILPTIAASLHATPTQSEYLFTSYLLVTGVAMFFTSFVSSRIGPKKTLMIGLALIIVFALLAATSGSVQEVIGFRAGWGLGNALFISTALATIVGAASGGTASAIILYEAALGLGIAIGPLVGGLLGSVSWRGPFFGVCVLMAIAFIAIAVFLRGETARPAPSKLSAPFRALGRPALATLAATALFYNIGFFVLLAYTPYPLGFGALGIGLTFFGWGVGLAITSVFVAPRLTAHLKRTTVLRIALPLLALDLVAAGVFVHVQAGLVVCVVIGGLVLGILNTVLTESVMEATDLPRAVASSAYSAVRFIGGAIAPPAATAIADAVSPSAAYWFAAVSVAVGFVIVVVAGRNLRRIDDGPEPEPVEARAIVVGGAA from the coding sequence ATCCTGAAGCAGCCGACCGCCGTCTGGGCCATCGCGTTCGCGTGTGTCGTGGCCTTCATGGGCATCGGCCTCGTCGACCCGATCCTGCCGACCATCGCCGCCTCGCTCCACGCGACGCCAACGCAGTCGGAGTACCTCTTCACCAGCTACCTGCTCGTGACCGGCGTCGCCATGTTCTTCACGAGCTTCGTGTCGTCGCGCATCGGCCCGAAGAAGACCCTCATGATCGGCCTCGCGCTGATCATCGTCTTCGCCCTGCTCGCCGCCACGTCGGGCAGTGTCCAGGAGGTCATCGGCTTCCGCGCGGGCTGGGGCCTCGGCAACGCGCTCTTCATCTCGACCGCCCTCGCCACGATCGTCGGTGCCGCGTCGGGCGGAACGGCCAGCGCGATCATCCTGTACGAGGCGGCACTCGGTCTCGGCATCGCGATCGGTCCGCTCGTCGGCGGCCTCCTCGGATCGGTGTCGTGGCGCGGACCCTTCTTCGGCGTCTGCGTGCTCATGGCGATCGCCTTCATCGCGATCGCGGTGTTCCTCCGCGGCGAGACGGCCAGGCCCGCCCCGTCGAAGCTGTCGGCGCCGTTCCGCGCCCTCGGGCGGCCCGCTCTCGCCACGCTCGCGGCGACCGCGCTGTTCTACAACATCGGCTTCTTCGTCCTGCTGGCCTACACGCCCTACCCGCTCGGCTTCGGCGCCCTCGGGATCGGCCTGACCTTCTTCGGCTGGGGCGTCGGCCTCGCGATCACCTCCGTCTTCGTCGCGCCGCGCCTCACCGCCCACCTCAAGCGGACCACCGTGCTCAGGATCGCGCTCCCCCTCCTCGCCCTCGACCTCGTCGCGGCCGGCGTGTTCGTCCACGTGCAGGCCGGGCTCGTCGTCTGCGTCGTCATCGGCGGTCTGGTGCTCGGCATCCTGAACACGGTGCTCACCGAGTCCGTCATGGAGGCGACCGACCTGCCCCGGGCCGTCGCGTCGTCGGCCTACTCGGCCGTTCGGTTCATCGGCGGGGCCATCGCGCCGCCCGCCGCGACAGCCATCGCCGACGCGGTCAGCCCGTCCGCCGCCTACTGGTTCGCCGCGGTCTCGGTCGCCGTCGGATTCGTGATCGTCGTCGTCGCCGGCCGGAACCTCCGCCGCATCGACGACGGCCCCGAGCCGGAGCCCGTCGAGGCCCGCGCGATCGTGGTCGGTGGCGCTGCCTGA
- the orn gene encoding oligoribonuclease, translated as MASSADRLVWIDCEMTGLDLGIDELVEVAVVITDFDLVPVHPGFDIVIKPDQTALDNMGDFVTQMHTHSGLITEIPNGKSLAEAEYEVLNYILEYVPDAGQAPIAGNTIGTDRTFLAKYMPRVDGHLHYRSVDVSSIKELARRWFPRVYYNAPAKNGGHRALADILESIRELEYYRLAGFVAEPGPATEDVQEISRAVVDKWAPRVG; from the coding sequence ATGGCATCAAGCGCTGACAGACTGGTCTGGATCGACTGCGAGATGACCGGGCTCGACCTCGGCATCGACGAGCTCGTCGAGGTCGCCGTGGTCATCACCGACTTCGATCTCGTCCCCGTCCACCCGGGGTTCGACATCGTCATCAAGCCCGACCAGACCGCCCTCGACAACATGGGCGACTTCGTCACGCAGATGCACACGCACTCCGGGCTCATCACCGAGATCCCGAACGGCAAGAGCCTCGCCGAGGCCGAGTACGAGGTGCTGAACTACATCCTCGAGTACGTCCCCGACGCCGGCCAGGCGCCCATCGCCGGCAACACCATCGGCACCGACCGCACGTTCCTCGCCAAGTACATGCCCCGCGTCGACGGCCACCTCCACTACCGCAGCGTCGACGTCTCCAGCATCAAGGAGCTCGCCCGACGCTGGTTCCCGCGGGTGTACTACAACGCCCCGGCCAAGAACGGCGGCCACCGCGCCCTCGCCGACATCCTCGAGTCCATCCGCGAGCTCGAGTACTACCGGCTGGCTGGCTTCGTCGCCGAGCCCGGGCCCGCCACCGAAGACGTCCAGGAGATCTCGAGAGCAGTCGTGGACAAATGGGCTCCGCGAGTGGGATAG
- a CDS encoding metallopeptidase family protein yields MVDGLENVAFITEDRPEDGSLDLLGLYEGIDLTERGQYGFGELPDRIILYREPHLAAVDTLDDLRGEIHVTLVHEIGHYYGFDDDKLHELGWA; encoded by the coding sequence ATGGTCGACGGCCTCGAGAACGTCGCGTTCATCACCGAGGACCGGCCGGAGGACGGCTCGCTCGACCTCCTCGGACTCTACGAGGGCATCGACCTGACCGAGCGCGGCCAGTACGGCTTCGGCGAGCTCCCCGACCGCATCATCCTCTACCGCGAGCCGCATCTGGCCGCCGTCGACACCCTCGACGACCTCCGCGGCGAGATCCACGTCACCCTCGTGCACGAGATCGGGCACTACTACGGGTTCGACGACGACAAGCTGCACGAGCTCGGCTGGGCCTGA
- a CDS encoding energy-coupling factor transporter transmembrane component T encodes MTLLAPVETTRAVGRVNPVAKLGAAVILSLSLLLSIDWVSAGVALVLEAVLLAWAGLGWRAFWRRTLALWIAAPVSVVATSLYGQDSGGVLLRLGFITVTEGSVALALAIGLRILAVGIPGIVLFATTDPTDLADGLGQILRLPARFVLGALAGIRLVGLFVDDWRQLGLARRARGVADSGGFVGAVRRSAGMAFALLVLSVRRGSKLATAMEAKGFGSDLPRTWARPSTFGRAEWVLIGIGVVIAGVSIAVAVAAGTWSFVLA; translated from the coding sequence GTGACGCTGCTCGCACCGGTCGAGACCACCCGCGCCGTCGGGCGGGTGAACCCCGTCGCGAAGCTCGGGGCGGCCGTGATCCTGAGCCTCAGCCTGCTGCTGTCGATCGACTGGGTGTCCGCCGGCGTCGCGCTGGTGCTCGAGGCGGTGCTCCTCGCCTGGGCCGGCCTCGGCTGGCGGGCCTTCTGGCGACGGACCCTCGCTCTCTGGATAGCCGCTCCCGTGTCGGTCGTCGCCACGTCGCTCTACGGGCAGGACTCCGGCGGCGTCCTCCTGCGGCTCGGCTTCATCACCGTCACCGAGGGGTCCGTCGCTCTGGCACTCGCCATCGGACTGAGGATCCTGGCCGTCGGCATCCCCGGGATCGTCCTCTTCGCCACGACCGACCCGACCGACCTCGCCGACGGGCTGGGGCAGATCCTGCGGCTCCCCGCCCGGTTCGTGCTCGGCGCCCTCGCCGGCATCCGGCTCGTCGGGCTGTTCGTCGACGACTGGCGGCAGCTCGGTCTCGCGCGTCGGGCCCGCGGCGTCGCCGACAGCGGCGGCTTCGTCGGCGCCGTCCGCCGGAGCGCCGGCATGGCGTTCGCCCTGCTGGTGCTCTCGGTGCGGCGCGGCAGCAAGCTCGCGACCGCGATGGAGGCCAAGGGCTTCGGCAGCGACCTCCCGCGCACCTGGGCGAGGCCGTCGACGTTCGGCCGCGCCGAGTGGGTGCTCATCGGGATCGGAGTCGTCATCGCCGGCGTCTCGATCGCCGTGGCCGTCGCAGCCGGGACCTGGAGCTTCGTCCTTGCCTGA
- a CDS encoding ABC transporter ATP-binding protein, with amino-acid sequence MSALADRGAHGTAGASVRARGWSWRHAGRLRPAVSDLDLDIGPGERVLLLGASGAGKSTLLAGLAGVLGGDEEGDDRGELLVDGVPPASVRGRVGLVLQDPDSQVVLARVGDDVAFGPENLGVPRDEIWRRVEESLRAVGLDLPLDQSTSALSGGQKQRLALAGALALRPGLLLLDEPTANLDPEGVAEVSRSVGRAVAETGATLVVVEHRVSVWLPFVDRVVVLAAGGGVLADGRPDDVLQAQGAALAEAGVWVPGRPPLLPVRVPSGPSSGAPLAADRLLSADGLAVGRSGRAVASGIEARVAAGRALAVTGRNGAGKSTLALTLAGLFPPVAGSLAASPALAKGAGPSPIRWRSRDLLTRIGTVFQDPEHQFLASRVRDELAVGPRALRLGEAETTRRVDDLLQRLRLDHLAGANPFTLSGGEKRRLSVATVLAARPGILVLDEPTFGQDARTWRELVALSAELLDAGSALVAVTHDAEFVDVLADDVLVLGGSGDAVAAARTSASRAAGALS; translated from the coding sequence GTGAGCGCCCTGGCAGACCGGGGCGCTCACGGCACCGCCGGCGCGAGCGTCCGGGCGCGAGGCTGGTCGTGGCGTCACGCCGGCCGCCTCCGTCCTGCCGTCTCCGACCTCGATCTCGACATCGGGCCCGGCGAGCGCGTCCTCCTGCTCGGTGCCTCCGGCGCGGGCAAGTCGACCCTGCTCGCCGGCCTCGCCGGCGTCCTCGGCGGCGACGAGGAGGGCGACGACCGGGGGGAGCTCCTCGTCGACGGGGTGCCGCCCGCGAGCGTCCGCGGCCGCGTCGGCCTCGTCCTGCAGGATCCCGACTCCCAGGTCGTCCTCGCGCGCGTCGGCGACGACGTGGCGTTCGGTCCGGAGAACCTCGGCGTCCCGCGCGACGAGATCTGGCGTCGCGTGGAGGAGTCGCTCCGCGCCGTCGGCCTCGACCTGCCGCTCGATCAGTCGACCTCCGCGCTCAGCGGCGGCCAGAAGCAGCGCCTCGCGCTCGCCGGTGCGCTCGCCCTCCGGCCGGGCCTCCTGCTCCTCGACGAGCCCACCGCGAACCTCGATCCGGAGGGCGTCGCCGAGGTCAGCCGGTCGGTGGGCCGCGCCGTCGCCGAGACCGGCGCCACCCTGGTCGTCGTCGAGCACCGCGTATCGGTGTGGCTCCCGTTCGTCGACCGCGTCGTCGTGCTGGCGGCCGGCGGGGGAGTCCTCGCCGACGGACGCCCCGACGACGTGCTCCAGGCGCAGGGCGCGGCCCTCGCCGAGGCCGGCGTGTGGGTGCCCGGCCGCCCGCCGCTCCTGCCGGTCCGCGTGCCGTCGGGGCCGTCGTCCGGGGCCCCGCTCGCTGCCGACCGGCTGCTCAGCGCCGACGGCTTGGCCGTCGGGCGGAGCGGCCGCGCCGTCGCCTCCGGCATCGAGGCCCGAGTCGCCGCCGGTCGCGCTCTGGCCGTCACCGGCCGGAACGGCGCCGGCAAGTCGACCCTCGCCCTGACCCTCGCCGGCCTCTTCCCGCCCGTCGCAGGATCCCTCGCGGCGTCCCCCGCTCTCGCGAAAGGCGCCGGGCCCTCCCCGATCCGCTGGCGGTCGCGCGACCTCCTGACCAGGATCGGCACCGTCTTCCAGGACCCGGAGCACCAGTTCCTCGCTTCCAGAGTCCGCGACGAGCTCGCCGTCGGGCCGCGAGCGCTGCGGCTCGGCGAGGCCGAGACCACCCGACGCGTCGACGACCTCCTGCAGCGGCTGCGACTCGACCACCTGGCCGGTGCGAATCCGTTCACCCTGTCGGGAGGCGAGAAGCGGCGGCTGTCGGTGGCCACGGTGCTGGCGGCGAGGCCTGGCATCCTGGTGCTCGACGAGCCCACCTTCGGGCAGGACGCCCGCACCTGGCGGGAGCTCGTCGCCCTGTCGGCCGAGCTGCTCGACGCCGGCAGCGCCCTCGTCGCCGTCACACACGATGCCGAGTTCGTCGACGTGCTCGCCGACGACGTCCTCGTGCTCGGCGGCTCCGGAGACGCGGTCGCCGCCGCTCGCACCTCGGCGTCGCGAGCGGCCGGAGCCCTCTCGTGA
- a CDS encoding ECF transporter S component yields the protein MSTSVKPSGTSESSRAPRESGRPSTRRWRVVDIVTASVLGVAAGVIFWLWGLAWTPLSGLLSFSPGLEGLLSGGWLFAGVLGGLVIRKPGAALYTEIVAAVVSMLVGTQWGFSTLIWGILEGLGAEIVLALFLYRSWRLGTALLAGAGAGLVTGLLDTNFSSIAAFAASYKAVYIVSSVASGVLLAGLLSWLAVRGLARTGALSRFASGRAAQTRV from the coding sequence ATGTCTACGTCCGTCAAGCCCTCCGGAACGTCGGAGTCGAGTCGTGCCCCCCGAGAGTCGGGCCGCCCGTCGACCCGCCGCTGGCGCGTGGTCGACATCGTCACCGCGTCGGTTCTCGGTGTCGCAGCCGGAGTGATCTTCTGGCTGTGGGGCCTCGCCTGGACCCCGCTCAGCGGGCTCCTGTCGTTCTCGCCGGGTCTCGAGGGGCTCCTCTCGGGCGGCTGGCTGTTCGCCGGCGTCCTCGGCGGGCTCGTCATCCGGAAGCCCGGTGCCGCCCTCTACACCGAGATCGTCGCCGCCGTCGTGTCCATGCTCGTCGGCACCCAGTGGGGCTTCTCCACTCTCATCTGGGGGATCCTCGAGGGCCTCGGCGCCGAGATCGTGCTGGCGCTGTTCCTCTACAGGTCGTGGAGGCTCGGCACGGCCCTCCTCGCCGGTGCGGGCGCGGGGCTCGTGACCGGGCTCCTCGACACGAACTTCTCGAGCATCGCCGCCTTCGCCGCCTCCTACAAGGCCGTCTACATCGTGAGCTCGGTCGCCTCCGGCGTCCTCCTCGCCGGCCTCCTCTCCTGGCTCGCCGTCCGCGGCCTCGCCCGGACCGGAGCCCTGTCGCGGTTCGCCTCCGGGCGCGCCGCCCAGACCCGGGTCTGA